A genome region from Streptomyces xanthophaeus includes the following:
- a CDS encoding UDP-N-acetylmuramoyl-L-alanyl-D-glutamate--2,6-diaminopimelate ligase, translating to MTTITPKPGNPTTAEAEAGASFRGRPAAPGTLTAVPHADQPRKTQKAPATPPGAPRPASASPSPLGELATLLGIPAPGAAQITGITHDSRAVRPGDLYAALPGARTHGADFAAQAAGLGAAAVLTDPAGAERAAATGLPVLTVDDPRGRMGELAAAIYGRPGEGLLQIGITGTSGKTTTAYLVEGGLRAAGRSTGLVGTVEMRIGDERIKSERTTPEATDLQALFAVMRERGVEAVAMEVSSHALVLGRVDGCVFDVAVFNNLSPEHMEFHSGMEDYFQAKAGLFTARRARLGVVNLDDEYGRRLAKEATVPVVTFSAAGDPAADWRAEDVVFGPASSTLTLLGPEGQRVRATAPLPGPFNVANTVAAIVTLAAAGLDPQTAADGVAAVPGVPGRLERVDAGQPYLAVVDYAHKTDAVESVLRALREVTEGKLHIVLGCGGDRDTTKRGPMGAAAARFADVAVLTSDNPRSEDPLAILAAMFEGAVSVPPAERGTVLVDADRAAAIAAAVARARPGDTVLVAGKGHEQGQDTAGVVRPFDDREVLRAAIEHQAVPDRTAAPDETTQVRQAEVNQ from the coding sequence GTGACAACCATCACCCCGAAACCCGGGAACCCGACGACCGCCGAGGCCGAGGCCGGGGCCTCATTTCGCGGGCGGCCCGCCGCGCCCGGTACGCTCACCGCCGTGCCCCACGCTGATCAGCCCAGAAAGACCCAGAAAGCCCCGGCAACGCCGCCGGGAGCGCCCCGGCCCGCGTCGGCCAGCCCGAGCCCGCTGGGCGAGCTGGCCACCCTGCTGGGCATCCCGGCGCCCGGCGCGGCGCAGATCACCGGCATCACGCACGACTCCCGTGCGGTGCGCCCCGGTGACCTGTACGCGGCCCTGCCGGGAGCCAGGACGCACGGCGCCGACTTCGCCGCCCAGGCGGCCGGTCTCGGCGCCGCCGCCGTGCTGACCGACCCCGCAGGGGCGGAGCGCGCCGCGGCGACCGGCCTGCCGGTCCTGACCGTCGACGACCCGCGCGGCCGGATGGGAGAGCTCGCCGCCGCGATCTACGGGCGCCCCGGTGAGGGCCTGCTCCAGATCGGCATCACCGGCACTTCCGGCAAGACCACCACGGCGTACCTCGTCGAGGGCGGCCTGCGCGCGGCGGGCCGCAGCACCGGACTGGTCGGCACCGTCGAGATGCGCATCGGCGACGAGCGCATCAAGTCCGAGCGGACCACCCCCGAGGCCACCGACCTCCAGGCCCTCTTCGCGGTCATGCGCGAACGCGGGGTCGAGGCCGTGGCCATGGAGGTCTCCAGCCACGCCCTGGTGCTCGGCCGGGTCGACGGCTGCGTCTTCGACGTCGCCGTCTTCAACAACCTGAGCCCGGAGCACATGGAGTTCCACTCCGGCATGGAGGACTACTTCCAGGCCAAGGCGGGGCTCTTCACCGCCCGCCGGGCCCGCCTGGGCGTGGTCAACCTCGACGACGAGTACGGCCGCCGCCTGGCCAAGGAGGCCACCGTCCCGGTCGTCACCTTCTCCGCCGCCGGCGACCCGGCCGCCGACTGGCGTGCCGAGGACGTGGTCTTCGGCCCGGCGAGCTCCACCCTGACCCTGCTGGGCCCCGAAGGACAGCGCGTCCGCGCCACCGCGCCGCTGCCCGGCCCGTTCAACGTCGCCAACACCGTCGCCGCGATCGTCACGCTCGCCGCCGCCGGCCTCGACCCGCAGACCGCCGCCGACGGCGTCGCCGCGGTCCCCGGGGTCCCCGGCCGGCTGGAGCGGGTGGACGCGGGACAGCCGTACCTCGCCGTCGTCGACTACGCGCACAAGACGGACGCCGTGGAATCGGTGCTGCGCGCGCTGCGCGAGGTCACCGAGGGCAAGCTGCACATCGTGCTCGGCTGCGGCGGCGACCGTGACACCACCAAGCGCGGCCCGATGGGGGCCGCGGCCGCCCGGTTCGCCGACGTGGCCGTCCTGACCTCCGACAACCCGCGCTCCGAGGACCCGCTCGCGATCCTCGCCGCGATGTTCGAAGGCGCCGTGTCCGTGCCGCCCGCAGAGCGGGGCACCGTCCTGGTCGACGCCGACCGGGCCGCCGCCATCGCGGCCGCCGTCGCCCGCGCCCGGCCCGGTGACACCGTCCTGGTGGCCGGCAAGGGGCACGAGCAGGGCCAGGACACCGCCGGTGTCGTACGCCCCTTCGACGACCGCGAGGTGCTCCGCGCCGCGATCGAGCACCAGGCCGTGCCCGACCGGACGGCCGCGCCCGACGAAACGACCCAGGTCCGACAGGCCGAGGTGAACCAGTGA
- the ftsW gene encoding putative lipid II flippase FtsW: MPAKQMLPGRRPSAVKAQGRKRPAVRSKRPAGRGPLTRLRRTQRQLQKAWDRPLTAYYLIFGSSLLITVLGLVMVYSASMIKALQLGLGDAYFFKKQFLAALIGGALLLVASRMPVKLHRALSYPVLAGTLFLMVLVQVPGIGVSINGNQNWISLGGPFMLQPSEFGKLALILWGADLLARKGDKGLLSQWKHLLVPLVPVAFLLLGLIMLGGDMGTAMILGAILFGLLWLAGAPTRMFVGVLAFAGAIVALLIKTSPHRMDRLECLGATEPGKNDLCWQAVHGIYALASGGWFGSGLGASVEKWGQLPEAHTDFIFAITGEELGLAGTLSVLALFAALGYAGIRVAGRTEDSFVRFAAGGVTTWITAQAVINIGAVLGLLPIAGVPLPLFSYGGSALLPTMFAVGLLIAFAREEPAARAALAMRQPKTGWWRTGVRWKSMRRRVKRRPSGER, encoded by the coding sequence ATGCCGGCCAAGCAGATGCTGCCGGGGCGGCGGCCGTCCGCCGTGAAGGCGCAGGGCCGCAAGCGCCCTGCGGTGCGTTCGAAGCGGCCCGCCGGGCGCGGGCCGCTGACCCGTCTGCGGCGTACGCAGCGGCAGTTGCAGAAGGCCTGGGACCGCCCGCTCACCGCCTATTACCTGATCTTCGGCAGTTCCCTGCTCATCACCGTGCTCGGTCTGGTGATGGTGTACTCCGCCTCGATGATCAAGGCCCTCCAGCTCGGCCTCGGCGACGCGTACTTCTTCAAGAAGCAGTTCCTGGCCGCCCTCATCGGCGGCGCACTCCTGCTGGTCGCCTCCCGGATGCCGGTCAAACTGCACCGGGCGCTCTCGTACCCGGTGCTCGCCGGCACGCTCTTCCTGATGGTCCTGGTCCAAGTACCGGGGATAGGCGTCTCGATCAACGGCAACCAGAATTGGATCTCCCTTGGCGGTCCGTTCATGCTGCAGCCCAGTGAGTTCGGCAAACTGGCACTGATCCTGTGGGGCGCCGACCTGCTGGCACGCAAGGGCGACAAGGGGCTGCTGAGCCAGTGGAAGCACCTGCTGGTGCCGCTGGTCCCGGTGGCCTTCCTGCTGCTCGGGCTGATCATGCTGGGCGGGGACATGGGCACCGCGATGATCCTCGGCGCCATCCTGTTCGGTCTGCTTTGGCTGGCCGGGGCCCCGACCCGGATGTTCGTCGGGGTGCTCGCCTTCGCGGGTGCGATCGTCGCACTGCTCATCAAGACGAGCCCGCACCGGATGGACCGGCTCGAATGCCTCGGTGCGACAGAACCGGGCAAGAACGACCTTTGCTGGCAGGCCGTTCACGGGATCTACGCCCTCGCCTCGGGCGGATGGTTCGGTTCCGGCCTGGGTGCAAGTGTGGAAAAATGGGGGCAACTACCCGAAGCCCACACCGACTTCATCTTCGCCATCACCGGGGAGGAACTGGGTCTGGCGGGGACACTGTCGGTTCTCGCCCTGTTCGCGGCTCTAGGCTATGCGGGTATCCGCGTGGCCGGACGCACGGAGGATTCCTTCGTACGGTTTGCCGCGGGAGGCGTGACCACGTGGATCACGGCCCAGGCCGTGATCAACATCGGTGCGGTGCTCGGCCTGCTGCCGATCGCCGGAGTCCCGCTCCCGCTGTTCTCCTACGGAGGGTCAGCCCTGCTGCCGACCATGTTCGCGGTCGGACTGCTCATCGCCTTCGCGCGTGAGGAGCCGGCGGCGCGCGCGGCCCTCGCGATGCGACAGCCGAAGACGGGCTGGTGGCGGACCGGGGTGAGATGGAAGTCGATGAGACGGCGCGTCAAGAGGCGTCCGTCCGGAGAGCGGTGA
- a CDS encoding UDP-N-acetylmuramoyl-tripeptide--D-alanyl-D-alanine ligase produces the protein MIALSLAEIADITGGRPHDIPDPSVQVTGPVVYDSREVGPGSLFAAFVGERVDGHDYAQRAVSAGAVGVLATRPVGVPAIVVPDVVAALGALARAVVTRLGTDVVALTGSAGKTSTKDLIAQVLQHHAPTVWTPGNLNNEIGLPITTLRVTEDTQHLVLEMGARGIGHIRYLTGLTPPRIGLVLNVGTAHIGEFGGREQIAQAKGELVEALPSEAEGGVAVLNADDLLVREMAGRTKARTVLFGEAEDAEIRATEVRMTDRGQASFTLHTPTGCSDVTLRLYGEHHVSNALAAAAVAHVLGMSAQEIATALSGAGTLSRWRMEVTERADGVTIVNDAYNANPESMRAALRALAAMGGAGRANGGRTWAVLGPMAELGDDALAEHDAVGRLVVRLNVSKLVAVGGREASWLQLGAYNEGSWGEESVLVSDAQAAVDLLRSELRPGDVVLVKASRSAGLERVAQGLLDSTVEGEVADR, from the coding sequence GTGATCGCCCTTTCCCTCGCCGAGATCGCCGACATCACCGGCGGGCGGCCCCACGACATACCGGATCCGTCCGTCCAGGTCACCGGCCCCGTGGTCTACGACTCCCGTGAGGTCGGGCCGGGCAGCCTGTTCGCCGCCTTCGTCGGCGAGCGGGTCGACGGCCACGACTACGCGCAGCGCGCGGTGTCCGCCGGGGCCGTGGGCGTCCTCGCGACCCGGCCCGTCGGCGTACCGGCCATCGTGGTCCCCGACGTGGTGGCCGCCCTCGGCGCACTCGCCCGGGCCGTGGTCACCCGCCTGGGCACCGACGTCGTGGCGCTCACCGGATCCGCCGGCAAGACCTCCACCAAGGACCTGATCGCGCAGGTGCTGCAGCACCACGCGCCCACCGTGTGGACCCCCGGGAACCTCAACAACGAGATCGGCCTGCCGATCACGACGCTGCGCGTCACCGAGGACACCCAGCACCTGGTCCTGGAGATGGGCGCCCGCGGCATCGGCCACATCCGCTACCTCACCGGACTGACGCCCCCGCGCATCGGTCTGGTCCTCAACGTCGGCACCGCCCACATCGGCGAGTTCGGCGGCCGTGAGCAGATCGCGCAGGCCAAGGGGGAGCTGGTCGAGGCCCTGCCGTCCGAGGCGGAGGGCGGAGTCGCCGTCCTCAACGCCGATGACCTGCTGGTTCGTGAGATGGCCGGGCGCACGAAGGCCCGTACGGTCCTGTTCGGTGAGGCCGAGGACGCCGAAATCCGGGCCACCGAAGTCCGCATGACGGACAGGGGGCAGGCTTCCTTCACACTGCACACACCGACCGGGTGCAGCGACGTGACCTTGCGGCTGTACGGTGAGCACCACGTGTCGAACGCGCTCGCCGCGGCCGCCGTCGCCCATGTACTGGGCATGTCCGCACAGGAGATCGCCACGGCGCTCTCCGGGGCGGGCACGCTGTCCCGGTGGCGGATGGAGGTCACCGAGCGGGCGGACGGTGTGACGATCGTCAACGACGCCTACAACGCGAACCCCGAGTCCATGCGGGCCGCACTCCGCGCGCTCGCCGCGATGGGCGGTGCCGGCAGGGCGAACGGGGGACGCACGTGGGCGGTGCTCGGCCCGATGGCCGAGCTCGGAGACGACGCTCTCGCCGAGCACGACGCGGTCGGACGACTTGTCGTCCGGCTCAACGTGAGCAAGCTCGTCGCAGTCGGGGGCAGGGAAGCATCCTGGCTGCAACTGGGCGCATATAACGAGGGTTCGTGGGGTGAGGAGTCGGTGCTCGTGTCCGACGCACAGGCGGCGGTCGACCTGTTGCGCAGTGAACTGCGCCCGGGTGACGTCGTGCTGGTGAAGGCTTCCAGGTCGGCCGGTCTGGAGCGGGTGGCCCAGGGCCTTCTCGACAGCACTGTCGAGGGCGAGGTCGCCGACCGATGA
- the mraY gene encoding phospho-N-acetylmuramoyl-pentapeptide-transferase, giving the protein MRQILFAGVIGMFLTVIGTPLLIKLLARKGYGQFIRDDGPRGHAGKKGTPTMGGISFILATLIAYALTKVLTGEEPSFSGLLVLFLMAGMGLVGYLDDYIKIVKRRSLGLRAKAKMSGQLIVGIAFAVLALQFKDSRGLTPASTKLSFVTDFGWAIGPVLFVVWALFMILAMSNGVNLTDGLDGLATGAAVMVFGAYTFIGVWQFQESCARAGDLTNPNACFEVRDPLDLAVVASALMGACFGFLWWNTSPAKIFMGDTGSLALGGALAGLAICSRTEFLMALLGGLFVLITMSVVIQVGSFKMTGKRVFRMAPLQHHFELKGWSEVLVVVRFWIIQGMCVIVGLGLFYAGWAADK; this is encoded by the coding sequence ATGAGGCAGATCCTGTTCGCCGGTGTCATCGGCATGTTCCTCACCGTCATCGGCACCCCGCTGCTGATCAAGCTGCTCGCCCGCAAGGGCTACGGCCAGTTCATCCGCGACGACGGCCCCCGCGGCCACGCCGGGAAGAAGGGCACGCCCACCATGGGCGGTATCTCCTTCATCCTGGCGACGCTCATCGCGTACGCCCTCACGAAGGTCCTCACCGGTGAGGAGCCGAGCTTCTCGGGCCTGCTCGTCCTGTTCCTGATGGCGGGCATGGGCCTCGTCGGGTACCTGGACGACTACATCAAGATCGTCAAGCGGCGTTCGCTGGGTCTGCGGGCCAAGGCGAAGATGTCCGGCCAGCTGATCGTCGGCATCGCCTTCGCGGTACTGGCCCTCCAGTTCAAGGACTCCCGCGGGCTGACCCCGGCCTCCACCAAGCTGTCGTTCGTCACGGACTTCGGCTGGGCGATAGGTCCGGTGCTGTTCGTGGTCTGGGCGCTGTTCATGATCCTGGCGATGTCCAACGGCGTGAACCTCACGGACGGTCTGGACGGTCTCGCGACCGGCGCCGCCGTGATGGTCTTCGGCGCCTACACCTTCATCGGTGTCTGGCAGTTCCAGGAGTCCTGCGCCAGGGCCGGTGACCTCACCAACCCGAACGCGTGCTTCGAGGTGCGCGACCCCCTCGACCTCGCGGTCGTCGCCTCCGCCCTCATGGGCGCCTGCTTCGGCTTCCTGTGGTGGAACACCTCGCCCGCCAAGATCTTCATGGGTGACACCGGCTCGCTCGCCCTCGGCGGCGCGCTCGCGGGCCTCGCCATCTGCTCCCGCACGGAGTTCCTGATGGCGCTCCTCGGCGGCCTCTTCGTGCTCATCACGATGTCGGTCGTCATCCAGGTCGGTTCCTTCAAGATGACCGGCAAGCGGGTCTTCCGGATGGCGCCACTGCAGCACCACTTCGAGCTCAAGGGCTGGTCCGAGGTACTGGTCGTGGTCCGCTTCTGGATCATCCAGGGTATGTGCGTGATCGTTGGTCTCGGTCTCTTCTACGCGGGATGGGCAGCCGACAAGTGA
- the murD gene encoding UDP-N-acetylmuramoyl-L-alanine--D-glutamate ligase, which yields MGSRQVTSWQDKNITVAGLGVSGISAARALAGLGAVVTVVDNGDGDAHRARAAELAAEGITVRLGRLADGGHAGEVLPEGTELVVTSPGWKPDSPLFEAAAKAGVDVVGDVEIAWLLREVGQELRAARSGQDAAAAPRRAPAPWLAITGTNGKTTTTQMLASILKAAGLRTAAVGNIGTPIIDVVLGEQEYDVLAVELSSYQLHWAPSLRVHSAAVLNLAPDHLDWHGSMQAYAADKGRIYEGNTVACVYNVADPATENLVMEADVEEGCRAIGFTLGAPGPSMLGVVDGILVDRAFVENRQKNAQELAEVTDVNPPAPHNIANALAAAALARAFGVEPRAVRDGLRDFRPDAHRVAYVDEVASVTYIDDSKATNTHAAEASLAAFEPVVWIAGGLAKGATFDELVKNAAKRLRGAVLIGADRALIAEALARHAPEVPVVDLDRTDTGAMLAAVREAAALAEPGDTVLLAPACASMDMFANYNKRGDAFADAVRELAAENAADTA from the coding sequence ATGGGCAGCCGACAAGTGACGTCCTGGCAGGACAAGAACATCACCGTCGCCGGTCTCGGCGTGAGCGGCATCAGTGCCGCCCGCGCCCTGGCCGGCCTCGGCGCAGTGGTGACCGTCGTCGACAACGGTGACGGTGACGCGCACCGCGCCCGGGCCGCCGAGCTCGCGGCGGAGGGCATCACCGTCCGCCTCGGCCGCCTGGCGGACGGCGGGCACGCGGGCGAAGTACTGCCCGAGGGCACCGAACTGGTCGTCACCTCGCCGGGCTGGAAGCCCGACAGCCCGCTGTTCGAGGCCGCCGCCAAGGCCGGCGTGGACGTGGTCGGGGACGTGGAGATCGCCTGGCTGCTGCGCGAGGTCGGCCAGGAGCTGCGCGCCGCGCGCTCGGGCCAGGACGCGGCCGCAGCCCCCCGCAGGGCCCCGGCCCCCTGGCTCGCCATCACCGGCACCAACGGCAAGACCACCACCACCCAGATGCTGGCGTCGATCCTGAAGGCCGCGGGGCTGCGCACCGCCGCCGTCGGCAACATCGGCACCCCGATCATCGACGTGGTGCTCGGCGAGCAGGAGTACGACGTGCTCGCCGTCGAACTCTCCAGCTACCAGCTGCACTGGGCGCCCTCGCTGCGCGTCCACTCGGCGGCCGTCCTGAACCTGGCCCCCGACCACCTCGACTGGCACGGCTCGATGCAGGCGTACGCCGCCGACAAGGGCCGGATCTACGAGGGCAACACGGTCGCCTGCGTCTACAACGTCGCCGACCCGGCCACCGAGAACCTGGTCATGGAAGCGGACGTCGAAGAGGGCTGCCGCGCGATCGGCTTCACCCTCGGCGCCCCCGGCCCCTCCATGCTCGGCGTCGTCGACGGCATCCTCGTCGACCGGGCCTTCGTGGAGAACCGGCAGAAGAACGCCCAGGAGCTCGCCGAGGTCACGGACGTCAACCCGCCGGCCCCGCACAACATCGCCAACGCGCTCGCCGCCGCGGCCCTGGCCCGTGCCTTCGGCGTGGAGCCGCGCGCGGTCCGCGACGGGCTGCGCGACTTCCGCCCCGACGCCCACCGCGTCGCGTACGTGGACGAGGTCGCCTCGGTCACCTACATCGACGACTCCAAGGCCACCAACACGCACGCGGCCGAGGCCTCCCTCGCGGCCTTCGAGCCGGTCGTCTGGATCGCCGGCGGCCTCGCCAAGGGCGCGACCTTCGACGAGCTCGTGAAGAACGCCGCGAAGCGGCTGCGCGGCGCCGTGCTGATCGGCGCCGACCGGGCGCTCATCGCCGAGGCGCTGGCGCGACACGCCCCCGAGGTCCCGGTCGTCGACCTCGACCGGACCGACACTGGGGCGATGCTCGCAGCGGTCCGGGAAGCCGCCGCGCTCGCCGAGCCCGGCGACACGGTCCTGCTGGCACCTGCCTGTGCCTCGATGGACATGTTCGCGAACTACAACAAGCGTGGGGACGCATTCGCCGACGCGGTGCGCGAACTGGCCGCCGAGAACGCTGCGGACACGGCCTAG
- the rsmH gene encoding 16S rRNA (cytosine(1402)-N(4))-methyltransferase RsmH codes for MLQRCLDLLAPALERPGAVVVDCTLGLGGHSEALLTRFPEAHLIGLDRDKEALRLSGERLAPFGDRATLVHAIYADLAEVLDGLGIPAVQGILFDLGVSSMQLDEADRGFAYAQDAPLDMRMDQTTGISAAEVLNSYAPGELVRILRQYGEEKQAKRIVSAIVREREKEPFTNSARLVELIRDSLPQAAKRTGGNPAKRTFQALRIEVNGELSGLERAIPAAVDRIAVGGRIAVLSYHSLEDRLVKQVFAAGATSTAPPGLPVVPEKYQPKLKLLTRGAELPTEEEIAENRRAAPARFRGVERIREARL; via the coding sequence ATGCTCCAGCGGTGCCTGGACCTGTTGGCCCCGGCGCTGGAGAGGCCCGGGGCCGTCGTCGTCGACTGCACCCTCGGCCTCGGCGGCCACAGCGAGGCCCTGCTGACCCGGTTCCCCGAGGCCCACCTGATCGGCCTCGACCGCGACAAGGAGGCCCTGCGGCTCTCCGGCGAGCGGCTCGCGCCCTTCGGCGACCGGGCCACCCTCGTCCACGCGATCTACGCCGACCTCGCCGAGGTCCTGGACGGCCTGGGCATCCCGGCGGTCCAGGGCATCCTCTTCGACCTGGGCGTCTCCTCCATGCAGCTGGACGAGGCCGACCGCGGGTTCGCGTACGCCCAGGACGCGCCGCTGGACATGCGCATGGACCAGACGACGGGCATCAGCGCCGCCGAGGTGCTCAACAGCTACGCGCCGGGCGAGCTGGTGCGGATCCTGCGCCAGTACGGCGAGGAGAAGCAGGCCAAGCGGATCGTCTCGGCGATCGTCCGGGAGCGGGAGAAGGAGCCCTTCACCAACAGCGCCCGGCTGGTCGAACTGATCCGTGACTCCCTGCCGCAGGCCGCCAAGCGGACCGGCGGCAACCCGGCGAAGCGGACCTTCCAGGCGCTTCGGATCGAGGTCAACGGGGAGCTCTCCGGGCTGGAGCGGGCCATCCCGGCGGCGGTGGACCGGATCGCGGTCGGCGGCCGGATCGCGGTGCTCTCGTACCACTCGCTGGAAGACAGGCTGGTCAAGCAGGTCTTCGCGGCCGGCGCGACCTCGACGGCCCCGCCCGGCCTGCCGGTGGTGCCGGAGAAGTACCAGCCGAAGCTGAAACTGCTCACGCGCGGCGCCGAGCTGCCCACCGAGGAGGAGATCGCCGAGAACCGGCGGGCCGCCCCGGCCAGATTCCGCGGCGTCGAACGCATCCGGGAGGCGCGACTGTGA
- a CDS encoding peptidoglycan D,D-transpeptidase FtsI family protein: MSPQEPPRRRVPGPARPPRAGDRARATARPASRPATRRPAGPRTPHTIRLGSPRPRLRLVSVGLTLVMLAFVVRLLQVQAVDAAAFSAEASKNRYTSVKLAAERGEITDRRGVALATSVDAYDITADPKMFTPQDSKAPDAPQQAAALLAPILGKDAKELAQRLSTKNSRYVVLAQRQTPQVWNQIKDLKRVFADKAAADKRSNGPGANVLAGVFKETSSKRVYPNGDLAAGILGYVNAEGKGGGGLESSLDKKLSGKDGEITYAQSGGRQVPTADSNEKPAVPGEDIQLTIDRDIQWAAQSAIAEQVQKSEADRGYVIVQDTRTGEVLAMANAPGFDPNDLTRARSTAMGNAALQDVYEPGSTAKVMSMAAVLEEKKATPETRVEVPNRLHRGDRLFKDDIDHPTWYLTLNGVLAKSSNIGTILATGQLGPTQPEANKVLHSYLTKFGIGRPTGLNYPRESRGILADPKDWSTSQQYTIPFGQGLSLNAMQAASVYSTIANGGVRIEPTLVRGTKGPDGRFTPAPAPERSRVVSAETAKALAEMLESVVDDQEGTGTKARIPGYRVGGKTGTSNRVDPATGRYKGYTASFAGFAPADNPRITVYCAIQNPTKGSYFGGQICGPIYKKVMEFALKTLQVAPTGTAPAGLPVTYDAAPQPAAQPAPQPSPQPGQ; encoded by the coding sequence GTGAGCCCGCAGGAGCCGCCCCGGCGGCGGGTGCCCGGACCGGCCAGGCCACCGCGGGCCGGCGACCGGGCCCGGGCCACCGCCCGCCCGGCCTCGCGCCCGGCGACCCGGCGGCCGGCGGGCCCCCGTACCCCGCACACGATCCGGCTCGGCAGCCCGCGGCCCCGGCTGCGCCTGGTCAGCGTCGGCCTGACCCTCGTCATGCTGGCCTTCGTGGTCCGCCTGCTCCAGGTCCAGGCCGTCGACGCCGCGGCGTTCTCCGCCGAGGCCTCCAAGAACCGCTACACGAGCGTCAAGCTGGCCGCCGAGCGCGGTGAGATCACCGACCGCCGCGGCGTGGCCCTCGCCACCAGCGTCGACGCGTACGACATCACCGCCGACCCGAAGATGTTCACCCCGCAGGACAGCAAGGCCCCGGACGCCCCGCAGCAGGCCGCCGCCCTCCTCGCGCCCATCCTCGGCAAGGACGCCAAGGAGCTCGCCCAGCGGCTGAGCACCAAGAACTCCCGGTACGTCGTCCTCGCTCAGCGCCAGACCCCCCAGGTCTGGAACCAGATCAAGGACCTCAAGCGGGTCTTCGCGGACAAGGCGGCGGCCGACAAGCGCAGCAACGGCCCCGGCGCCAACGTCCTCGCCGGCGTGTTCAAGGAGACCAGCAGCAAGCGCGTGTACCCGAACGGCGACCTCGCCGCCGGGATACTGGGCTACGTCAACGCCGAGGGCAAGGGCGGCGGCGGCCTGGAGTCCTCCCTCGACAAGAAGCTGTCGGGCAAGGACGGCGAGATCACCTACGCCCAGTCCGGCGGCCGCCAGGTCCCCACCGCCGACTCCAACGAGAAGCCCGCCGTCCCCGGCGAGGACATCCAGCTGACCATCGACCGGGACATCCAGTGGGCGGCGCAGAGCGCGATCGCCGAGCAGGTCCAGAAGTCCGAGGCCGACCGCGGCTACGTCATCGTCCAGGACACCCGCACCGGCGAGGTACTGGCCATGGCCAACGCCCCGGGCTTCGACCCCAACGACCTGACCCGGGCCCGTTCCACCGCCATGGGCAACGCCGCGCTCCAGGACGTGTACGAGCCCGGCTCCACCGCCAAGGTCATGTCGATGGCCGCCGTGCTGGAGGAGAAGAAGGCCACCCCGGAGACCCGGGTCGAGGTCCCCAACCGGCTGCACCGCGGCGACCGGCTGTTCAAGGACGACATCGACCACCCGACCTGGTACCTGACCCTCAACGGGGTCCTCGCCAAGTCCTCCAACATCGGCACCATCCTGGCCACCGGCCAGCTCGGCCCCACCCAGCCCGAGGCCAACAAGGTCCTGCACTCCTACCTGACCAAGTTCGGCATCGGCCGGCCCACCGGCCTGAACTACCCCCGCGAGTCCCGCGGCATCCTCGCCGACCCCAAGGACTGGTCCACCTCCCAGCAGTACACGATCCCCTTCGGCCAGGGACTCTCCCTCAACGCCATGCAGGCGGCCTCCGTGTACTCGACCATCGCCAACGGCGGGGTCCGCATCGAACCGACGCTCGTACGCGGCACCAAGGGCCCCGACGGCCGCTTCACCCCGGCCCCGGCCCCCGAACGCAGCCGCGTGGTCAGTGCCGAGACCGCCAAGGCCCTCGCCGAAATGCTCGAATCCGTGGTCGACGACCAGGAGGGCACCGGCACCAAGGCGCGGATCCCCGGCTACCGGGTCGGCGGCAAGACCGGCACCTCCAACCGGGTGGATCCGGCCACCGGCCGCTACAAGGGCTACACCGCCTCCTTCGCCGGATTCGCACCCGCGGACAACCCGCGCATCACCGTCTACTGCGCCATCCAGAACCCCACGAAGGGCAGCTACTTCGGCGGCCAGATCTGCGGCCCCATCTACAAGAAGGTCATGGAGTTCGCGCTCAAGACCCTCCAGGTGGCCCCCACGGGAACCGCACCTGCCGGGCTTCCCGTCACCTACGACGCCGCTCCTCAGCCCGCCGCGCAGCCCGCCCCGCAGCCCAGTCCGCAGCCCGGTCAGTGA